The following are encoded in a window of Salinigranum halophilum genomic DNA:
- the dhaM gene encoding dihydroxyacetone kinase phosphoryl donor subunit DhaM, with amino-acid sequence MVGLVVVSHSAKAAEGICEVAAQMATGASIEPAGGDNDGGLGTSVDRISEAIEAADDGDGVVLLVDLGSAVMNAELAVEMREGSEVRIADAPVLEAAVNAAVEATSEKATLDSVVAAAEEAREYRKLN; translated from the coding sequence GTCGGCCTCGTCGTCGTCTCGCACTCGGCGAAGGCTGCCGAGGGTATCTGTGAGGTGGCGGCACAGATGGCGACCGGTGCGAGCATCGAACCCGCTGGTGGAGACAACGACGGCGGCCTCGGGACCTCTGTAGACAGAATCAGCGAAGCCATCGAAGCGGCCGACGACGGCGACGGCGTCGTCCTCCTGGTCGACCTCGGAAGCGCCGTGATGAACGCCGAACTCGCTGTCGAGATGCGTGAGGGAAGCGAGGTACGCATCGCGGACGCACCCGTCCTCGAAGCGGCTGTCAACGCCGCCGTGGAGGCGACGAGCGAGAAGGCGACGCTCGATTCGGTGGTTGCGGCGGCCGAAGAGGCCCGTGAGTACCGAAAACTGAACTGA